A genomic segment from Acyrthosiphon pisum isolate AL4f chromosome A3, pea_aphid_22Mar2018_4r6ur, whole genome shotgun sequence encodes:
- the LOC103309951 gene encoding zinc finger protein 436-like gives MYFGQYCNQTFNNVNGVHSRKNFLTGNTPLQCDVCFRTFSCKSKLHIHKRTHTGEKPYACDVCGQSFSRKDHLGSHGRTHTGKEPYACDVCGQSFTQQATLVSHKRTHTGEKPYSCNVCCQSFLLKSTLVSHTRTHTGEKPYVCDFCGQSFTQQTDLVRHGRTHTGEKPYSCNVCCQSFSLKSSLVRHGRTHTGEKPYSCNVCCQSFSLKSSLVRHGRTHTGEKPYSCNVCCESFSQKTTLDRHKRTHTGEKPYACNVCGRSFARQSALVVHYRIHTGERPYECGQCEKKFSTSGNCSEHTRRVHIKCF, from the coding sequence ATGTATTTTGGCCAATATTGTAATCAAACATTTAACAACGTTAACGGTGTACACAGTCGCAAAAATTTTCTCACTGGAAACACTCCTCTCCAGTGCGACGTTTGCTTTAGAACGTTTAGTTGTAAATCCAAATTGCATATACATAAAAGAACGCATACTGGGGAAAAACCATATGCGTGCGATGTTTGTGGCCAATCATTTTCGAGGAAAGATCATTTGGGTAGTCATGGAAGAACGCATACTGGGAAGGAACCATATGCGTGCGACGTTTGTGGCCAATCATTTACGCAGCAAGCAACTTTGGTTTCACATAAAAGAACGCATACTGGGGAGAAGCCATATTCTTGCAACGTTTGTTGTCAATCATTTTTGCTTAAGTCAACATTGGTTTCACATACAAGAACGCATACTGGGGAGAAACCATATGTGTGCGATTTTTGTGGCCAATCATTTACGCAGCAAACAGATTTGGTTAGACATGGAAGAACGCATACTGGGGAGAAGCCATATTCTTGCAACGTTTGTTGTCAATCATTTTCGCTTAAGTCATCATTAGTTAGACATGGAAGAACGCACACTGGGGAGAAGCCATATTCTTGCAACGTTTGTTGTCAATCATTTTCGCTTAAGTCATCATTAGTTAGACATGGAAGAACGCACACTGGGGAGAAGCCATATTCTTGCAACGTTTGTTGTGAATCATTTTCGCAGAAGACAACATTGGATAGACATAAAAGAACGCACACTGGAGAGAAACCATATGCGTGCAACGTTTGTGGCCGATCATTTGCTCGACAATCAGCTTTGGTTGTACATTATAGAATACACACAGGTGAAAGACCATACGAGTGCGGCCAGTGTGAAAAAAAGTTCTCAACAAGCGGTAATTGTTCAGAACATACACGAAGAGTTcatatcaaatgtttttaa